One genomic window of Thermoplasmata archaeon includes the following:
- the purE gene encoding 5-(carboxyamino)imidazole ribonucleotide mutase, which yields MVDVCVIAGSISDLEVIKKCVSMLKNLEISYEVHIASAHKSPELVEEFVRNSDAKVFIAIAGLSAALPGVVAAKTLKPVIGVPCSGKVSLDAILSVVQMPPGMPVACVSLDGGVNAALLAARILALQDEKVAEKLKEHRNNTIEEMKKQDKKIEEELNH from the coding sequence ATGGTAGATGTATGTGTAATTGCAGGGAGCATTTCTGATTTGGAAGTGATAAAAAAATGTGTCTCGATGCTTAAGAACCTGGAAATTTCTTATGAGGTCCACATTGCCTCTGCACACAAATCACCAGAGCTTGTGGAAGAATTTGTTAGAAATTCTGATGCGAAGGTGTTCATAGCGATTGCTGGTCTTTCAGCAGCACTCCCAGGTGTTGTGGCAGCAAAAACCCTCAAACCCGTGATTGGGGTGCCCTGTAGCGGAAAAGTTTCACTAGATGCAATTCTATCTGTAGTCCAGATGCCCCCGGGAATGCCAGTGGCATGCGTATCACTAGATGGAGGCGTGAATGCTGCACTTCTTGCTGCAAGAATCCTTGCATTGCAGGATGAGAAAGTCGCAGAAAAATTGAAAGAGCATCGCAACAATACCATTGAGGAAATGAAAAAACAAGATAAAAAGATTGAAGAAGAGTTAAATCATTGA
- a CDS encoding Lrp/AsnC ligand binding domain-containing protein, whose amino-acid sequence MAIGFVLISTAPAKEHDVYNELLKVKEIVELHPLFGEYDLIAKVEAEDFNVLGQVVVDKIRSIPGVIDTKTLTGIKF is encoded by the coding sequence ATGGCAATCGGCTTCGTATTAATAAGCACGGCACCGGCAAAGGAACACGACGTGTACAACGAGTTACTGAAAGTGAAAGAGATAGTGGAACTGCACCCTCTATTCGGGGAATATGACCTGATTGCAAAGGTAGAGGCAGAGGACTTCAATGTTCTCGGTCAGGTAGTTGTGGACAAAATTAGGTCTATTCCTGGCGTAATTGACACTAAGACCTTGACTGGAATAAAGTTCTGA